The proteins below are encoded in one region of Populus alba chromosome 2, ASM523922v2, whole genome shotgun sequence:
- the LOC118042283 gene encoding ras-related protein RABH1b, with the protein MAPVSALAKYKLVFLGDQSVGKTSIITRFMYDKFDNTYQATIGIDFLSKTMYLEDRTVRLQLWDTAGQERFRSLIPSYIRDSSVAVIVFDVASRQSFLNTSKWIEEVRSERGSDVIIVLVGNKTDLVDKRQVSIEEGEAKARDLNVMFIETSAKAGFNIKALFRKIAAALPGMETLSSSKQEDMVDVNLKSSNANASQSQQQSGGCAC; encoded by the exons ATGGCACCGGTATCGGCGTTGGCCAAGTACAAGTTGGTGTTCTTGGGGGATCAGTCTGTGGGAAAAACCAGTATTATCACTCGCTTCATGTACGACAAATTCGACAATACCTATCAG GCTACCATTggtattgattttttatcaaagacGATGTACCTTGAAGATCGAACTGTTAGGCTGCAACTCTG GGACACTGCAGGACAGGAAAGGTTCAGGAGTCTCATCCCAAGTTATATTAGGGATTCCTCTGTGGCAGTCATTGTTTTTGATGTTGCAA GCAGGCAATCTTTCTTGAATACTTCAAAGTGGATTGAAGAAGTTCGCTCTGAACGGGGGAGTGATGTTATCATTGTACTTGTTGGGAATAAAACAGATCTTGTGGACAAAAG GCAGGTATCAATAGAGGAAGGAGAAGCTAAAGCTCGTGACCTCAACGTCATGTTTATTGAAACTAGTGCAAAGGCTGGCTTCAATATAAAG GCACTGTTCCGGAAGATTGCAGCAGCCTTACCGGGAATGGAAACACTCTCTTCAAGTAAGCAAGAAGATATGGTTGATGTCAATCTGAAGTCTTCCAATGCAAACGCATCACAGTCCCAACAACAATCAGGCGGATGCGCCTGCTAA
- the LOC118042306 gene encoding acyl carrier protein 1, mitochondrial — translation MALRAAVLHHIRVPVQTLRLKTNPCAPSGSVRLMSSHDDHLTKEEVVDRVVSVVKSFPKVDPSRVTPEVHFQKDLGLDSLDNVEIVMALEEEFKLEIPDKEADKIDSCNLAIEYIHNHPLAS, via the exons ATGGCATTGAGAGCAGCCGTGCTACACCACATTCGGGTGCCGGTGCAAACCCTAAGACTCAAGACAAATCCATGTGCTCCGTCCGGTTCAGTCCGGTTAATGTCGTCGCATGATGACCATCTGACTAAGGAAGAGGTCGTCGACAGAGTTGTCTCTGTTGTCAAGAGCTTCCCTAAAGTCGATCCTTCCAGG GTGACTCCTGAAGTCCATTTCCAGAAAGATCTGGGCTTGGATAGCTTGGACAATGTGGAGATTGTAATGGCTCTAGAAGAGGAGTTCAAGCTTGAAATTCCAGACAAGGAAGCAGATAAGATTGACTCTTGTAACCTTGCTATTGAGTACATTCATAACCATCCGCTGGCTAGTTGA
- the LOC118042139 gene encoding uncharacterized protein — MMMVMKKKKHYFRCCEWKWIVLCQLLLANAVCASQQGNPANDLVDIINKNRTAQKLPELNDSPGLGCMALQYVELCKDNCTSNGVVNCKPPEDDFTEVFGPNCGVELPTFGTITGHVVGCQAKYLEPSLAFSHVLVKDSKALSLIRNKSHTEVGVGLVGARKGSFFWCILFSDGQTNSTFVLEDNGEGIKQKNGCFSGSTFPCSSGQRIPVFLNNFMTLVLLNIFLLQHLYQTWFVMM, encoded by the exons atgatgatggtgatgaagaagaagaagcattatTTTCGTTGCTGTGAATGGAAGTGGATTGTGCTTTGCCAGCTACTCCTAGCTAATGCTGTTTGCGCCAGCCAACAAG GGAACCCTGCAAATGATCTTGTTGATATCATCAATAAGAACCGAACAGCTCAGAAACTCCCAGAGCTGAATGACAGCCCCGGCCTTGGCTGCATGGCTCTGCAGTATGTTGAATTATGCAAGGATAACTGCACCAGCAATGGTGTTGTGAATTGCAAACCACCTGAAGATGACTTTACTGAGGTTTTTGGTCCGAACTGTGGTGTGGAGCTGCCCACTTTTGGCACCATAACTGGCCATGTCGTAGGTTGTCAGGCTAAGTACCTTGAGCCATCACTAGCCTTTTCCCATGTTCTTGTCAAGGACAGTAAAGCTTTATCCCTGATTAGAAATAAATCACACACAGAAGTGGGAGTAGGCTTGGTTGGGGCTCGTAAAGGTTCCTTCTTTTGGTGTATTTTATTCAGTGATGGCCAGACAAATTCCACTTTTGTTCTTGAAGATAACGGCGAAGGGATCAAGCAAAAGAATGGGTGCTTTAGTGGGAGCACTTTTCCATGCAGTAGCGGACAGAGGATCCCTGTGTTTCTCAACAATTTTATGACCTTGGTtcttctaaatatttttctgCTACAACACTTGTATCAAACTTGGTTTGTAATGATGTGA
- the LOC118042141 gene encoding uncharacterized protein isoform X2: MVFRSISATHPNTTNIVMASSTTVKPHQPLHNFPLQDLKWSMNPSNNATNHHRCRSNKSPHRDAAAADSDGDGGVKAEKLSKQKSDDAETLEKKSKIFIRLRTNKNSSGSSSSKCMVDDVAADAGDLDSAAVVEDVEESIPKTWNLRPRRAVNKGLNGSGGAVKLGGGAVQEIKSQVTSSNRSEWTRSNRNGNDANNYDNNNYNNNKEKEKEKEKEKEKKLSFSIPLTREEIEEDIYSLTGSKPARRSKKRAKHVQKQLDCLFPGMWLASITPECYKVHEAPSKG; encoded by the exons ATGGTGTTTCGCTCCATATCTGCAACCCACCCAAACACAACCAATATTGTTATGGCTTCTTCTACTACTGTCAAACCACACCAGCCACTCCATAACTTTCCACTACAAGACCTTAAATGGTCAATGAACCCTTCCAACAACGCCACCAACCACCACCGCTGTCGCTCCAACAAATCTCCTCACCgggatgctgctgctgctgactCGGACGGAGACGGCGGGGTAAAGGCTGAGAAGTTATCGAAGCAAAAATCTGATGATGCTGAGACTTTGGAGAAGAAATCGAAGATCTTTATTCGTCTGAGGACCAACAAAAATAGCAGCGGTAGCAGTAGCAGCAAGTGCATGGTTGATGATGTGGCTGCGGATGCAGGGGATCTGGACTCTGCTGCTGTAGTGGAGGATGTGGAGGAGTCGATACCGAAGACGTGGAATCTGAGGCCGAGGAGAGCCGTTAATAAGGGTTTGAATGGGAGCGGAGGTGCTGTGAAGCTTGGTGGAGGCGCGGTGCAAGAGATCAAATCTCAGGTGACAAGTAGTAATCGGAGTGAATGGACTCGGTCGAACCGGAATGGTAATGATGCTAATAACTATGACAACAAcaactacaacaacaacaaggagaaagagaaagagaaggaaaaggaaaaggagaagaagttgAGCTTTTCGATTCCTCTTACTAGAGAGGAAATTGAAGAAGATATTTATTCTTTGACTGGGTCAAAGCCCGCGAGAAGGTCAAAGAAGAGAGCTAAGCATGTGCAAAAACAACTTGAT TGCTTGTTTCCTGGTATGTGGCTGGCTTCGATCACCCCGGAATGTTACAAGGTTCATGAAGCTCCTTCAAAG GGTTAA
- the LOC118042141 gene encoding uncharacterized protein isoform X1: MVFRSISATHPNTTNIVMASSTTVKPHQPLHNFPLQDLKWSMNPSNNATNHHRCRSNKSPHRDAAAADSDGDGGVKAEKLSKQKSDDAETLEKKSKIFIRLRTNKNSSGSSSSKCMVDDVAADAGDLDSAAVVEDVEESIPKTWNLRPRRAVNKGLNGSGGAVKLGGGAVQEIKSQVTSSNRSEWTRSNRNGNDANNYDNNNYNNNKEKEKEKEKEKEKKLSFSIPLTREEIEEDIYSLTGSKPARRSKKRAKHVQKQLDCLFPGMWLASITPECYKVHEAPSKLRM; this comes from the exons ATGGTGTTTCGCTCCATATCTGCAACCCACCCAAACACAACCAATATTGTTATGGCTTCTTCTACTACTGTCAAACCACACCAGCCACTCCATAACTTTCCACTACAAGACCTTAAATGGTCAATGAACCCTTCCAACAACGCCACCAACCACCACCGCTGTCGCTCCAACAAATCTCCTCACCgggatgctgctgctgctgactCGGACGGAGACGGCGGGGTAAAGGCTGAGAAGTTATCGAAGCAAAAATCTGATGATGCTGAGACTTTGGAGAAGAAATCGAAGATCTTTATTCGTCTGAGGACCAACAAAAATAGCAGCGGTAGCAGTAGCAGCAAGTGCATGGTTGATGATGTGGCTGCGGATGCAGGGGATCTGGACTCTGCTGCTGTAGTGGAGGATGTGGAGGAGTCGATACCGAAGACGTGGAATCTGAGGCCGAGGAGAGCCGTTAATAAGGGTTTGAATGGGAGCGGAGGTGCTGTGAAGCTTGGTGGAGGCGCGGTGCAAGAGATCAAATCTCAGGTGACAAGTAGTAATCGGAGTGAATGGACTCGGTCGAACCGGAATGGTAATGATGCTAATAACTATGACAACAAcaactacaacaacaacaaggagaaagagaaagagaaggaaaaggaaaaggagaagaagttgAGCTTTTCGATTCCTCTTACTAGAGAGGAAATTGAAGAAGATATTTATTCTTTGACTGGGTCAAAGCCCGCGAGAAGGTCAAAGAAGAGAGCTAAGCATGTGCAAAAACAACTTGAT TGCTTGTTTCCTGGTATGTGGCTGGCTTCGATCACCCCGGAATGTTACAAGGTTCATGAAGCTCCTTCAAAG TTGAGAATGTAG